In Acipenser ruthenus chromosome 15, fAciRut3.2 maternal haplotype, whole genome shotgun sequence, a genomic segment contains:
- the LOC117963934 gene encoding MAX gene-associated protein-like isoform X1 produces the protein MDSKSPMVVLRQDGGAPATPSPSPATPPAFFVILKPGQPGDKNKEQQGILVSNQDLSLAAAAAVPKLPPPLIAIAPGPAPAPKPLPVLKPRKASPVPITSIKPKSSEGNLPAECVHKSGVRVTLDNNSMWNEFYRCRTEMILTKQGRRMFPYCRFRISGLEPFLRYILVMDITPVDSNRYKWNGRHWEASGKAEPHVLGRVFIHPESPSSGHYWMQQPVSFYKLKLTNNTLDQEGHVILHSMHRYLPRLHVVPADKATEVIQLNGPEVMTFSFHQNEFFAVTAYQNLRITQLKIDYNPFAKGFREDGQCYRPARAKLEGALGGEGRAGGKGVQTSLKALFGHAESFDEVMDQELFSNEGFDINILHRQITPAKLGTAAPAVVIKTEKNEAPSALNWKMTPSVAPAVQPKEEEGLLAVKTELPNDYEMSAAGEHVGRVIVKEEEEEEEEDTDPIKPHPDSPLSVAKAKLLKLKPCTNKTALQENDTPLPAGSDCPPNIPSDSPEKAAPTTPAARRLHRPSPQNMLHKLSLSLQKARSKQRPIAPRPPPDPAPAFAVPSGLPMSSKAAATPSPLPSSKKRRQRKVRFGKTGKASRKAAALASAASALAPPDTSMQPDLEDVEGVLFVSFTRKDALDLHLGDQAQRGDPQPPPETPRPPQRKEAPESVPERISRLERKLLDDLRRLRHRQVIHPVLQEVGMKLNSVDRRMDIDLKYLGVSLPLPPPLTCLGGEGGLVPQNTSPDGAVPFVSRTGKTNDFTKIKGWREKFSVQSEAAPSRPEGGAVPSESALKNRSAFCSDALDEYLEAEGKLIDQRAASFSPSAACAPVTYQLPTKSTSYVRTLDSVLKKQAPPYTAPRPSPASKPTPATPKKHKPAPKHKTPSTAGKAKPGKPAPPVPRPVHPAARHKPSPKPAAKSKPLPLSSLLMAPPPPPPPPPPPPLPPSLDEVYQLGALPDSVPLKQDGLGRGPSSSNSRAQGLSKNMLKLMDLEDGALWEGRPRTFITEERAEVALSSLLTAQGTLKGKPLGRMITRRAPPCLNDFCRLGCVCSSLFQERRLPTHCRKPDCMFGCTCLKRKVVLVKAAAPKRKKQRKAEERADLIFYSALGEGEGGEEPVRSKHKKKRRRRKRRIEYTISEPEAESQPAAPRVLKLWTPVAGEIDPEPIFIPTPSACVPPYSPPRSPHSSKGSGKGYICKPSSAIRDEDKGPVYLYFESMMTCARVRVFDRTHKENTPCGLMMEREDDPNHMFLSALQGKSVKKACRQQQGGGGSSEEPTKLIEIVAECDWERGRSKILNELSRRVNQGDLDQPFSTEGFLVELESQSQRRKGGKLVITSRVRISQPGPREEEEEEEEEEEGGRAPREKEVFMMSGSEGLEMVSRKEAGVKGLPFYTGVSPAGLLTASKKHSGSSTQELVKVNGKSYPQAKLLLGQMGALHPANRLAAYITGRLRPTSLELSHVTSTLSRKARAGKEPQPSSREADKRAARSGLAPSPATPPRAEASAAPSLSTAAPSLSTAAPSISTGSALTVSKLGMATVVTKPSVGNVFTQFVVNKMGSLQQSPPGRSPPHLQTVPSVVIRPALPAQGGTQAESSQGPEVPPAVSSSSAPSSSGTCSSTTIVSVSAAAPRGSAAPGFPLTFLTLSPSLRSDEGPRMASPPATVVPVSPGIALPDRRPGTRLLLIPMPSAPPVRPPQTPLGPQFPPGQRMVLQPIRTPSGANLFRHPNGQIIQLVPLNQLRASLQPNVQHVVLRNQGSVIRLPAPPQPAAATDPSAATVVSPVRSSSVASPASGPTMITTSPMQKPVPAPSFVSQPGTLTFRISPPVGAGGMTLSSASLLPVQTGGFALLQVPKPAPAPVPAPLLTPATPKTPSSVPPAATETEKPGNNNPDNRLPSEEGEGEGQGESGVTEKEEEEDASGGNQEDAHDKEEDDQGPKLTSSPSPPEAAQEQGPDSESETSFQAAAVSSDHSYTNGLEQRSGSKGQSSESDRSCLAEWSGGSAELEDPSPRPLPPAAASPPTPTPMPRPLRTLMDLKSSPVLILGSSSKSLVPPMAAAKPPVEVGLDSGSRGGLDPGSGGGVGGSGPGRPNESQADPSREALNLGLEDGEVEEEEDDKTDDSEDEFEEQDSEEDSEGDEELVVDSEASDSSEEEEDDEAIDIETVEELSEKISIARLKASAVQTRLPKECSLFQSKIFTKRSVKQQRRVEEEEELVEVETCSRLNHTANERRRRSEMRELFDKMKKVLGLHRLPKASKYYILKQAHNELQALEDQADRLQGQKNLLSRRRAVLVKKIALTSGKTEELIMKKLEYISAKQKAVEMQRRKLGKSAAAGAAPREPPIPLARLEPPEPPLRMDSSHAGRPLILSRKRTAGVLGSSSVLSTGSLVVTPEGRLVSLKPPLQTAPPTLAAEITSLPGVASVMIQLPGLTLPIQVKNCIPLPVPSTQTGAQSGSHTSSQTSSSLLKTGTAAEPEEFIMPRIVNVTSLAVSDTEKQGAPTRPLDSSFEGQPGTQKEPAGGKERETPSSSATPAPEGQAEQGSGPLDQSRSCLEEEREREEGAAGEEPASPGPTAEGEGEARERDQKDGGDPAGDPGLSQEEEEDEDEDPEDVRLTSLLNEIVFLNQQHGSDTQMQCTQRWEREKDEREREEEREENGSAGGVAHAVSPLFLQLAEELLDPPCAKSIDSDRQQGAPGEGDFVKIVLGSEFDSGSGASSSTGVVNGTGQQGGALTPPSLLQHMRLGSSTSPPTPTQHTPADSKDWRPMPKLAPLALKPGLNQDPPSPPHSTSSSSSSSSTLYTKAMPLLAPVSPSEGQSSRSPPLLSQADC, from the exons ATGGACAGCAAGTCCCCCATGGTGGTCCTCCGGCAGGACGGGGGCGCCCCAGCCACCCCCAGCCCCTCCCCGGCCACCCCACCCGCCTTCTTCGTCATCCTGAAGCCCGGGCAGCCCGGGGACAAGAACAAAGAGCAGCAGGGCATCCTGGTGTCCAACCAGGACCTGAGCTTGGCGGCCGCCGCGGCCGTCCCCAAGCTCCCCCCGCCCCTCATCGCCATCGCCCCCGGCCCCGCCCCCGCGCCCAAGCCCCTCCCTGTCCTCAAGCCCCGCAAGGCATCCCCCGTCCCCATCACCTCCATCAAGCCCAAGAGCTCGGAGGGGAACCTGCCGGCCGAGTGCGTCCACAAGAGCGGGGTGCGGGTGACCCTGGACAACAACAGCATGTGGAACGAGTTCTACCGCTGCCGCACGGAGATGATCCTGACCAAGCAGGGCCGCCGCATGTTCCCCTACTGCCGCTTCCGCATCTCCGGGCTGGAGCCCTTCCTGCGCTACATCCTGGTCATGGACATCACGCCCGTGGACAGCAACCGCTACAAGTGGAACGGGCGCCACTGGGAGGCGAGCGGCAAGGCGGAGCCCCACGTGCTGGGCAGGGTGTTCATCCACCCCGAGTCCCCTTCCTCCGGCCACTACTGGATGCAGCAGCCGGTCTCCTTCTACAAGCTGAAGCTGACCAACAACACGCTGGACCAGGAGGGCCACGtgatcctgcactccatgcaccGCTACCTGCCACGGCTGCACGTGGTGCCCGCCGACAAGGCCACCGAGGTGATCCAGCTCAACGGGCCCGAGGTCATGACCTTCTCCTTCCACCAGAACGAGTTCTTCGCCGTCACCGCCTACCAGAACCTGCGCATCACCCAGCTCAAGATCGACTACAACCCCTTCGCCAAGGGCTTCCGCGAGGACGGCCAGTGCTACCGGCCTGCCAGGGCCAAGCTGGAAGGGGCTCTGGGAGGAGAGGGCAGGGCGGGAGGGAAGGGGGTGCAGACCTCCCTCAAGGCTCTGTTCGGCCACGCGGAGTCCTTCGACGAGGTGATGGACCAGGAGCTTTTCAGCAACGAGGGCTTCGATATCAACATCCTGCACAGACAGATCACCCCAGCCAAACTCGGCACGGCTGCCCCTGCCGTTGTTATCAAGACTGAGAAGAACGAGGCTCCCAG CGCTCTGAACTGGAAGATGACCCCCAGCGTGGCCCCCGCTGTGCAGCCGAAGGAGGAAGAGGGGCTGCTGGCGGTGAAGACAGAGCTTCCCAATGACTACGAGATGAGCGCTGCGGGAGAGCATGTGGGGCGCGTCATCgtgaaggaggaagaggaggaggaggaggaggacactGACCCCATCAAACCACACCCGGACAGTCCGCTCAGCGTGGCCAAAGCCAAGCTGCTAAAACTGAAGCCCTGCACTAACAAGACTGCACTGCAGGAAAACGACACGCCACTACCAGCAGGCAGCGACTGCCCTCCAAACATCCCGAGCGACTCCCCCGAAAAAGCGGCCCCGACAACGCCAGCAGCCAGACGGCTTCACCGACCCTCCCCTCAAAACATGCTACACAAGCTGTCCCTCTCCCTACAGAAAGCCCGGAGCAAGCAGAGACCCATCGCCCCAAGACCCCCTCCCGACCCAGCCCCTGCGTTTGCAGTCCCGTCGGGGCTCCCCATGAGCAGCAAGGCAGCGGCGACGCCAAGCCCCCTGCCCTCCTCGAAGAAGCGGCGCCAGCGCAAGGTGCGGTTCGGCAAGACGGGGAAGGCGTCTCGCAAGGCTGCCGCGCTGGCCAGTGCTGCCTCGGCCCTGGCACCCCCCGACACCAGCATGCAGCCCGACCTGGAGGATGTGGAGGGGGTCCTGTTCGTCTCCTTCACTCGCAAG GATGCGCTGGATCTTCACCTCGGGGACCAGGCTCAAAGGGGAGACCCCCAGCCTCCCCCAGAGACCCCGCGGCCTCCACAGAGGAAAG AGGCTCCTGAGAGTGTCCCAGAGCGGATCTCCCGGCTGGAGAGGAAGCTGCTGGATGATCTGAGGAGACTCCGACACAGACAAGTGATCCACCCCGTCCTGCAAGAAG TTGGGATGAAGCTGAACTCGGTGGACCGCCGGATGGACATTGATCTGAAGTACCTGGGGGTGAGTCTGCCCCTGCCCCCCCCATTGACGTGCCTTGGAGGAGAGGGGGGGTTGGTGCCCCAAAACACCTCACCAG ACGGGGCCGTTCCCTTTGTCTCCCGAACAGGGAAAACGAATGACTTCACCAAAATCAAAGGCTGGAGAGAGAAGTTCAGTGTGCAATCAGAGGCTGCCCCTTCCAGACCCGAGG GTGGCGCTGTGCCCTCGGAGAGTGCCCTGAAGAATCGCTCTGCGTTCTGCAGCGACGCGCTGGATGAGTACCTGGAGGCCGAGGGCAAGCTGATCGACCAGCGAGCTGCCAGCTTCTCCCCCAGCGCAGCCTGCGCACCCGTCACCTATCAGCTCCCCACCAAGAGCACCAGCTACGTGCGCACCCTGGACAGCGTGCTGAAGAAGCAGGCTCCCCCCTACACAGCACCCCGCCCCAGCCCGGCCAGCAAACCCACCCCCGCCACCCCCAAGAAACACAAACCGGCCCCCAAACACAAGACCCCCAGCACAGCCGGCAAAGCCAAGCCCGGCAAACCAGCGCCACCCGTTCCTCGTCCTGTTCACCCTGCCGCCAGACACAAGCCCTCACCCAAGCCTGCAGCCAAGTCCAAACCACTCCCCTTGTCCTCCCTACTGAtggcccctcctcctcctcctcctcctccacctcctcctcccctgccccCCTCCCTGGATGAGGTCTACCAGCTGGGGGCGCTGCCGGACAGTGTGCCGCTGAAGCAGGATGGTTTGGGGCGCGGGCCCAGCTCCTCAAACAGCCGTGCGCAGGGCCTGTCCAAGAACATGCTGAAGCTCATGGACCTGGAGGACGGGGCGCTGTGGGAGGGCAGACCGCGCACCTTCATCACTGAGGAGAGGGCAGAGGTGGCGCTGAGCTCCCTGCTCACCGCACAG GGCACCCTGAAGGGAAAGCCTCTGGGTAGGATGATCACGCGCCGGGCGCCCCCCTGCCTCAATGATTTCTGCAGGCTGGGCTGCGTGTGCTCCAGCCTGTTCCAGGAGCGCCGCCTCCCCACTCACTGCCGCAAGCCCGACTGCATGTTCGGCTGCACCTGCCTGAAGCGCAAGGTGGTGCTGGTGAAGGCCGCCGCGCCCAAACGCAAGAAGCAGCGCAAGGCAGAGGAGCGGGCGGACCTCATCTTCTACAGCGCgctgggagagggggaggggggagaggagccGGTCCGCAGCAAGCacaagaagaagaggaggaggaggaagaggaggattgAGTACA CTATCTCTGAGCCTGAGGCAGAGTCACAGCCGGCAGCCCCACGCGTGTTGAAGCTGTGGACCCCCGTGGCTGGCGAGATCGACCCTGAGCCTATCTTCATCCCCACCCCCTCCGCTTGCGTGCCCCCCTACTCCCCGCCTCGCTCCCCCCACTCCAGCAAGGGCAGTGGAAAGGGATACATCTGCAAGCCCAGCTCAGCG aTCCGGGATGAGGACAAGGGCCCGGTGTACCTGTACTTCGAGAGCATGATGACCTGTGCGAGGGTGCGAGTGTTCGACCGCACTCACAAGGAGAACACACCCTGCGGATTAATGATGGAGAGG gAGGATGATCCAAACCACATGTTTTTGTCCGCACTACAAG GCAAGAGTGTGAAGAAGGCGTGCCGGCAACAGCAGGGAGGTGGAGGGTCCTCGGAGGAGCCCACCAAGCTGATCGAGATCGTAGCGGAGTGCGACTGGGAGCGTGGCCGCAGCAAGATCCTCAACGAACTGTCCCGCCGCGTCAACCAGGGAGACCTGGACCAGCCCTTCAGCACCGAGGGCTTCCTCGTGGAGCTGGAGTCCCAGAGCCAGAGGAGGAAGGGGGGCAAGCTGGTCATCACATCCAGGGTGCGCATCTCCCAGCCCGGCCCccgagaggaggaggaggaggaggaggaggaggaggaggggggcaggGCCCCCAGGGAGAAGGAGGTGTTCATGATGTCGGGCAGCGAGGGTCTGGAGATGGTGAGCAGGAAGGAGGCCGGAGTGAAGGGGCTGCCGTTCTACACAGGGGTCTCTCCCGCGGGACTCCTCACCGCCAGCAAGAAGCACAGCGGCTCCTCCACGCAGGAGCTCGTCAAG GTCAATGGCAAATCGTATCCGCAAGCCAAGCTCTTGCTTGGCCAGATGGGGGCGCTGCACCCAGCCAACCGGCTGGCAGCCTACATCACGGGCCGGCTGCGCCCCACTTCGCTCGAACTGTCCCATGTGACCTCCACTCTCAGCAGGAAAGCCAGAGCCGGGAAGGAGCCGCAGCCGTCAAGCAGGGAGGCGGACAAGAGAGCGGCTAGGAGCGGCCTGGCCCCCTCCCCTGCCACGCCCCCCAGGGCTGAGGCATCCGCGGCCCCCAGCCTCAGCACTGCAGCTCCTAGCCTCAGCACTGCAGCCCCCAGCATCAGCACGGGCAGCGCTCTCACCGTCAGCAAGTTGGGAATGGCCACTGTGG TCACCAAGCCCTCCGTGGGGAACGTCTTCACCCAGTTTGTGGTGAACAAGATGGGTTCCCTGCAGCAGAGCCCGCCGGGGCGGAGCCCCCCACACCTGCAGACAGTCCCCTCGGTGGTGATCAGACCGGCGCTGCCGGCTCAGGGGGGCACTCAGGCTGAGAGCAGCCAGGGCCCCGAGGTCCCGCCGGCCGTGTCCAGCAGCAGCGCTCCCAGCAGCTCAGGTACTTGCAGCTCTACCACCATCGTAAGCGTCTCGGCTGCAGCCCCGCGGGGGTCGGCTGCACCGGGGTTCCCTCTCACCTTCCTCACTCTCTCGCCCAGCCTCAGATCCG ACGAGGGTCCTCGGATGGCCTCCCCCCCTGCCACGGTGGTCCCTGTGTCCCCCGGGATAGCCCTGCCGGACCGGCGGCCTGGAACCCGGTTACTCCTGATCCCCATGCCCTCTGCCCCGCCTGTGCGGCCCCCGCAGACCCCTCTCGGGCCACAGTTCCCTCCTGGACAGAGGATGGTCCTGCAGCCCATCCGCACCCCCTCGGGGGCCAACCTTTTCCGCCACCCCAACGGACAGATTATCCAGCTGGTGCCCCTGAACCAGCTCCGTGCCAGCCTGCAGCCCAACGTGCAGCATGTGGTGCTGCGCAACCAAG GGTCGGTGATTCGGTTACCTGCCCCTCCACAGCCAGCAGCAGCAACAGATCCCAGCGCTGCCACGGTCGTGTCCCCAGTCCGCAGCTCCTCCGTCGCCTCCCCAGCATCGGGCCCCACCATGATCACCACCTCCCCCATGCAGAAGCCTGTCCCTGCCCCCAGCTTCGTGAGCCAGCCTGGGACCCTCACCTTTAGGATCTCCCCCCCGGTGGGAGCAGGGGGCATGACGCTGAGCTCTGCCAGCCTGCTGCCAGTACAGACAGGTGGCTTTGCCTTGCTGCAGGTCCCCAaacctgcccctgcccctgttCCTGCCCCCCTCCTCACCCCTGCTACCCCTAAAACTCCCAGCTCAGTCCCGCCGGCTGCCACGGAgacagagaaaccaggaaacaaCAATCCTGATAACCGGCTTCCCTCTGaagagggggaaggagaggggcagggagaaaGTGGGGTGacggagaaggaggaggaggaggacgctTCAGGAGGAAACCAGGAGGATGCACATGATAAAGAGGAGGATGACCAGGGGCCCAAGCTGacatcctccccctcccctcccgaGGCTGCGCAAGAGCAGGGCCCAGACTCTGAGTCGGAGACCTCCTTCCAGGCCGCTGCTGTGTCCAGCGATCACTCCTACACCAACGGCCTGGAGCAGCGGAGTGGGTCAAAGGGGCAGAGCAGTGAGTCGGACCGGTCCTGCCTCGCTGAGTGGAGCGGGGGTTCTGCTGAGCTGGAGGACCCGAGCCCCCGGCCTCTCCCTCCCGCTGCtgcctctccccccacccccacgcCCATGCCCAGGCCGCTCAGGACTCTGATGGACCTCAAATCCTCTCCTGTCCTCATTCTGGGCAGCAGCTCTAAGTCTTTGGTGCCACCCATGGCAGCCGCGAAGCCTCCTGTAGAGGTGGGACTGGACTCTGGTTCTAGAGGCGGTCTGGATCCAGGGAgcggtggtggtgttggtggatCCGGACCGGGCAGGCCCAACGAGTCCCAAGCTGATCCCAGCAGAGAGGCTCTGAACCTGGGGCTGGAGGATGGAGAGGtagaggaggaagaggatgatAAGACAGACGACTCTGAGGACGAGTTTGAGGAACAGGACAGCGAGGAGGACAGCGAGGGAGACGAGGAGCTGGTTGTGGACAGC GAAGCCTCTGACTcgagcgaggaggaggaggatgatgaagcCATCGATATCGAGACGGTGGAGGAGCTGTCTGAGAAGATCAGCATCGCCCGGCTCAAAGCCAGCGCCGTGCAGACGAGACTCCCCAAAGA GTGCAGCCTCTTCCAGTCTAAGATCTTCACCAAACGCAGCGTGAAA CAGCAGCGGCgggtagaggaggaggaggagctggttGAGGTGGAGACCTGCTCCCGACTCAACCACACCGCCAACGAGCGCCGGCGACGCAGCGAGATGAGAGAGCTCTTCGACAAGATGAAGAAAGTGCTGGGGCTGCACCGCCTGCCCAAGGCATCCAAATACTACATCCTGAAGCAG GCACACAATGAGCTCCAGGCTCTGGAGGACCAGGCTGACCGGCTGCAGGGGCAGAAGAACCTGCTGTCCCGCAGGAGAGCCGTGCTGGTGAAGAAGATCGCGCTGACGTCCG GGAAGACAGAGGAGCTCATCATGAAGAAGCTGGAGTACATCTCAGCCAAGCAGAAGGCGGTGGAGATGCAGAGGAGGAAGCTGGGGAAGAGCGCGGCTGCAGGGGCCGCCCCGAGGGAGCCCCCCATACCCCTGGCCCGCCTTGAGCCCCCCGAGCCCCCCCTGAGAATGGACAGCTCCCATGCAGGCAGACCCCTCATCCTGTCCCGGAAGAGAACTGCCG GTGTATTGGGCTCCTCCTCAGTGCTGTCCACAGGCAGTCTCGTGGTCACTCCTGAGGGTCGTCTCGTCTCTCTGAAGCCCCCCCTGCAGACCGCCCCCCCCACTCTGGCAGCAGAGATCACCTCTCTCCCAG GAGTGGCGTCTGTGATGATCCAGCTGCCGGGTCTCACACTCCCAATCCAGGTGAAGAACTGCATCCCCCTCCCAGTGCCCAGCACACAGACTGGCGCACAGAGCGGCTCACACACCAGCTCACAGACCAGCTCCTCGCTTCTCAAGACGGGCACAGCAG CAGAGCCTGAAGAGTTCATCATGCCCAGGATTGTGAATGTGACCTCGCTAGCCGTCTCGGACACAGAGAAGCAAGGAGCCCCAACCCGACCCCTGGACTCCAGCTTTGAGGGCCAGCCAGGGACCCAGAAAGAGCCAGCAGGGGGGAAAGAAAGAGAGACCCCCAGTTCGTCTGCTACCCCAGCTCCTGAGGGCCaagcagagcagggcagtggcCCCCTGGACCAGAGCAGGAGCTGCCTAGAagaggagagggaaagagaggagggagcagcaggagaGGAGCCTGCTTCCCCTGGTCCTacagcagagggagagggagaggccaGGGAAAGAGATCAGAAGGATGGAGGGGACCCTGCTGGGGATCCAGGTTTGAgtcaggaggaggaggaagatgaggATGAAGACCCTGAGGATGTCCGGTTGACCTCCCTCTTGAATGAAATCGTCTTTCTGAACCAGCAGCATGGCAGCGACACGCAGATGCAGTGCACACAGCGCTGGGAGAGGGAGAAggatgagagggagagggaggaggagagggaggagaacgGCTCTGCAGGGGGGGTTGCCCACGCTGTCAGCCCCCTCTTCCTGCAGCTGGCTGAAGAGCTGCTGGACCCTCCCTGCGCCAAGAGCATTGATTCGGACAGACAGCAGGGGGCGCCGGGAGAGGGCGACTTTGTCAAAATAGTGTTGGGCTCAGAATTCGACTCCGGCTCTGGAGCCAGCAGCAGCACAGGGGTGGTTAATGGGACCGGCCAGCAGGGAGGCGCACTGACCCCTCCATCCCTGCTGCAGCACATGAGACTGGGCAGCAGCACCTCCCCCCCTACCCCCACCCAGCACACTCCCGCGGACAGCAAAGACTGGAGACCCATGCCCAAGCTAGCTCCCCTCGCACTGAAACCAGGGCTCAATCAGGACCCCCCGTCTCCTCCccactccacctcctcctcctcctcctcctcctccacactcTACACTAAAGCCATGCCTCTGCTGGCCCCCGTCTCTCCCAGTGaagggcagagcagcaggagcccCCCCTTACTCAGTCAAGCAGACTGCTGA